A region from the Pelobates fuscus isolate aPelFus1 chromosome 3, aPelFus1.pri, whole genome shotgun sequence genome encodes:
- the EPHX3 gene encoding epoxide hydrolase 3 has protein sequence MQIYLSRLLLMVTRTALRVSGVMFWILVYTAALLSAVSYIPDFMRLVVRRPFRFFYWAPLKTAPHCLMSSTHGQHGYIRIKHSGIRFHYVASGDKGSPLMLLLHGFPENWYSWRYQLDEFCNGYRTVAVDLRGFGSSDAPPDLRDYKIETLLQDVQDLILGLGYTSCVLVGHDWGGTLAWTFSVRYSHMVTRLIVMNAPHPSAFHDYVLLHPSQLFLSRYVFLFQLPILPEILLSMCDFEHIRRPLTDPTLGIQNKEQKLNKEETDAFLYYISQKGALTPPLNYYRNIFGFFPVKAQDVLVPTLLLWGENDAFLEADMVPEMKQYIHAPFQTAIISNASHWVQQDQPQEVNGIMRQFLNCDTDALQWAH, from the exons ATGCAGATTTACTTGTCTCGCCTCCTCCTGATGGTAACCCGGACTGCCTTGCGAGTTTCGGGTGTGATGTTCTGGATCTTGGTATACACAGCCGCTCTCCTCTCTGCAGTCTCTTACATTCCTGATTTTATGAGGCTAGTGGTTAGACGACCCTTCAGATTCTTTTACTGGGCACCCCTTAAAACTGCCCCCCACTGCCTAATGAGCAGTACGCATGGGCAGCATGGCTATATTAGAATTAAG CATTCAGGTATTCGATTCCATTATGTGGCATCTGGAGACAAAGGAAGTCCATTAATGTTGCTCCTGCATGGCTTCCCTgagaactg GTACTCCTGGAGATACCAACTGGATGAGTTCTGTAATGGATACAGGACAGTAGCTGTTGATCTAAGAGGTTTTGGGAGTTCAGATGCTCCCCCTGATTTGCGGGATTATAAAATAGAGACCCTGCTACAGGATGTGCAAGATCTGATCTTAGGACTGG GTTACACTAGCTGTGTCCTAGTTGGCCATGATTGGGGTGGTACTCTCGCTTGGACCTTTTCAGTCCGTTACAGTCACATGGTCACTCGTCTCATCGTCATGAATGCACCTCATCCGTCAGCATTTCACG ATTATGTGCTGCTGCATCCTTCCCAGCTTTTTTTGTCTCGCTATGTATTCCTATTCCAGTTGCCTATTTTGCCTGAGATCCTACTGTCTATGTGTGACTTTGAG CACATAAGGAGACCACTGACAGATCCCACTCtagggatacagaataaagagcAAAAACTGAATAAAGAAGAGACAGATGCCTTTCTATACTACATTTCCCAGAAGGGAGCATTGACTCCTCCACTTAACTATTACAGGAACATATTTGG GTTCTTCCCGGTGAAAGCTCAGGATGTCCTTGTGCCAACACTCCTACTGTGGGGGGAGAATGATGCCTTTTTAGAGGCTGACATGGTGCCAGAAATGAAACAGTACATCCATGCTCCCTTCCAGACTGCCATTATATCCAATGCCAGCCACTGGGTACAACAAGACCAACCACAAGAGGTCAACGGGATCATGAGACAGTTTTTAAACTGTGATACAGATGCCTTACAGTGGGCACACTAA